cagagagagagaaaacacacaagcgggggtggggtgggggggaggggaaagcaggcttcctgctgtgcagggagccccaggcagggctcaatcccataatcctgggatcctgacctcagctaAAAGGAGACATCtgaccacccaggtccccctcccAAACTCTCTCATGGGGTTTCCACTCTAGGGTGAGGCGGTGGGGGGAGACAGATGATAAACAATAAACGTAGGCAGCCATCATTCCCTCCACCTAAGACCCACAGAAGAGAGAGCAGGGCCGTCACCTTCTGTCACAAGGTTGGTGTCTCTAGAGTGCTTGCAGGTAATGATCTTCTCCACCAGCTGGTTGTAACTCAGTTTCCCAACTGCGCTCACAGCCTCAGGACTCTGCACCAGTGGTGGCAAGGGGTGGTACCAAAACAATGAAGATCTTTTTAGGAAGGAAATGAAGCCCGCCCACAGGATTGCAACCCTACAACCAAAGGTTCCTGAAACTTTCCATTTCTGAAGAACTGACCTACTTGCATACAGTTTGCCTGCATTTGAATgttcacccccccccacacacaaaaaggtTAAAATTCAAGGAATTCTGCACTGGGTTCAGCCTCTGAAGCCTATTCCATTCCCAAGCCAATCTAACCCCTAACTCCCTAACACCCACCCCGtaaaattttgcttttctatCTCGCTTTGAGCTGGATGCGAGTCTCATTTGAGCCATCCCACCCTCACCTGTGGGTCAACAAGCCAGCCATGGTACAGAGGTATGCCCAGGAGGTCAAAGATGCTGCACTCAGGAGTGTACTCAAAGTCAGAGACCCCTGTGAATCGTACGTTGACATCCAGACCCGTGGCCAGTTTAGGCAACACTGTCATTGCATCGTCCACGTTCTGGggttagaaaagaaaatgatgccTGTATCACATCAAAACGTTATATGCACCTTCAGCTTCCACAGTCTTATATGCCAgttatatcccaataaagctgGTGGGGGGGGGATAAAATGATGGCTACTCTAGCCTCCCGTCCTGACTCCTAGctccacaaataaaaaaaattaatcctgtTGCCTCTTTTCCCTGGTTCTCTTACAGGCCATGCCATTCCTCCCTTGCCTCAACTCTTCTTTATCTTATATAAGGGAACATATTTTCTAGGACAGAGATatatcctcctcctcctgcagaAAGAAATCATAGTTAAGGGGCCTTCTTGAGAAGTAAAAGAAAGGCTTCTCCTTGTAGCCTACGTGTCCCCTTACAAACCTGCAAATTCCTGTGCCCCGAGACCTTTGCCTCACCTGCTGAAAATTAAGCTGAAGTCCCTCTGACTTCTCCTGGGGCTTGATGGACAGGAGGCAGTCTCCTACAAGATAGGATCCCCTCATCAGCTTTCCCCAATTGTCCCAAAAGCTGCTTCCTTTTCTGGAGAATGGTCATGGACCACAGACTTTCAGAGCTGGAAAGAGCCTCAGAATCTAATCCAGACCTTTCACTtctcagaggaagaagtagactgaCGAAGGTGAAAGGCCCACCCAAGGTCACATCGAAATCTCAGGGCAGAAGTAGGGTTATAATCCCCGACTCCTGATGCcttgatttttgcttttcattCCCCAGCCTTGCACAGAAGCCCTGTAGACCTTCACCCTCCTTGCCACATCAGAGCCCCAAATGGGAAGTCCCTCAATATTCTGGATTTCTGGCTGAGTGTAAAGGGTAAGCTCTTGAACCTTCTGTGTAATTCCTCTCCAAGACCCAATCACTCACCAAGATGGGCCATGAGCTCATCTGACGTGATCACTTCCTTCTGAGGGGGCAGCTTCACCTGGAGGCAGAAGTGGTGACCAAAGGGTTaggcatgtgtgtgttttctttcacaGATCACTGGAGGAGAAACACACAGAAggacagggggaaggggagggcgtGGTGGAAAAGAAGGCTTGCAACTGCAGTGAGGGAATGAATGTGAAGGATTGCGAGACATTCCCATTTGCGAGACAGTAGAAGATTCGAGAGTAGGACagagaattgttttgttttgtcttgtttttatgaATTCTTATCTCACTTGTTCAAGctaaagaaatacagagaataatCTGGAAAGTTTTGCCTGGTCTGAGAACAGCAGAATGATCAAGGAGGTGGGTCACAGAAGAGGACTTTCCTCAGCAATTTCTGAGCCCCTCATCCAAATTCTCTCTTACCTTCCACTGAAGAAAGAGGATGTTCATGATGGCAAGGAGAGGGCAAGGGCCGTTAGTGCTCTGCATGATGATAGGTGTCCGTTCCCCCTTCCAGGGGATCCACTTTACACAGTAGAAATCCAGCTCAGGCTGTCGGGCCCTGAGGGGTAGGGGGAGCTCCTGGGGCCTGGAGCAGGCCCCCACTGTTTCTACCTCGGGCTGTATCCCAGGGGCCAGCTCCAGTTGGCTTGAACTCATATCAGGTGGAGGAAACTCAAGGTTATCCTGGCCCTGGGCCAGCAGCGAAGCTTGGCCTACAGGCTCCTGTTCTTCAGCTGTCCCATCAGCATCTCCAGCATCCTTGTCTTGGGGCCGCTCCTCTGGTTGTGAGAGGACCTCCTGGTTCTCAGAGCTGACTGCTTCTGGAATCTTGGCCTCACCAGAGTCTGGAAGCTCAGCTTGATGGTGTTCCATGGTCAGAAGAGGTCAATTGAGGGGCACCAAAGGACTTTCCTGCCCTCGGGGAGTTGCCTAATGTAGGCTTGGTATGGAAAAAAGAGACTGATCCACTAAGAAGGAAGTCATTGGGCTGGAAAGCAAATGAACCCAGAAAAGTCTTATTAAAGGACTATAGTATGGAAGGCTAGATAGCATCTACACAGTCACTCCTGGTTATAGGGAATGCATGTCTTTCTTAGCTGGGTGAACAGAAGGGCCCCAGCCTGACCTCCCCTCACCTCTCACAGGCTGTGACCACATGGGACCAACGAGAGTACAGGGCTTTCAGGTTGGGAGGGAGGATTCTGGTGGGACTGAAGTCATTGGATGGAGTCAGCTTCCCTGAAATGATAAGGACAAGGAATggaaaaaagatggagaaaaagaggaaaataaagtagaaagacagaaagaaaaaagagaaagaaatgttaaaacagTACAGTTGATCCTTAAACAACAGGGGTTTGAACCACGCAGGTTCACtctacatggatttttttttttcagtaaattttttttcttttgtaaatgtaaatgtattttccttacgatgttcttcttttttctttgaagtatagttgacatacaatttacattagtttcaggtgtattccttatgattttatttttttttaaagattttatttatttatttgacagagatcacaagtaggcagagaggcaggcagagagagagaggaggaagcaggcttcctgctaagcagagagcccgacctgagctgaaggcagaggctttaacccactgagccaccaaggcgcccctgattttcttaataacattttcttttctctagtttactttattgGAAGAATATAGTGGaagaatatatatgatatgtcTAACACACAAAATGTGTATCAATTGACTGTGTTTTGGGTACGGCTTCCAGTCAACAATAGGTGATTAGTTcagtttggggggagtcaaaagttatacatggattttcaactgtatGAATGGTCAGCGTCCCTAAcccctatgttgttcaagggttagcTGTACAAATCGTTATTAACTCAGTGGTCTTTAGCTCACCCTGTAACAGGCGTCATCCATCCTAGCCATGATGGTAGTCACTCCCACTACCCTACACCAAACCACACCCCCCAAGCTGTTCAGGGGCCATCCAGAGCTCAAACAGGTATCCttagggttcccttttctccactctACCCCAAGGATGACAAGATTAACAGTCACGGAGTGCTCAGGGTGAAGAGCGGAGATACAGATAAGACAGAGTCATGTCCCGAAAGATAAAACACCAGTGAGAAAGAAGTCTTTCTCCTCACAGGTCTCTACTGAACTTTACACAATCCCAAACCACAGCAAAAAAGATTTGGGAGGGACTTCCTGTGGGCCCGAGAGGGGAAATGTAGGCCATGGGGACCTGGGTCAGAGACTGGCTCTGGTAAATAACTACGGCACAAAAACCAGTCCTCCAACAAATTCTGTCAGTAAACTTTCCACATCTGGAGTTGAGGCAGCAACTTCTCTTCAgttcctctctgctccccaaatCAACTAAACCCAGAGATACTCTCTTGCCCACTCTTTATATGGAATGTGACAGTGCTGATTACTGATTTACATAAGAAATACTCACtcacaggggtccctgggtggctcagttggttgggctgtccactctttttttttttttttaagatcttatttatttatttgtcagagagagagagagagagcacaagcaggcagagcggcaagcagaggcagagagagaagcagggtcctcactgggcaaggagcctgatgtgggacttgatcccaggatactacgatcatgacctgagccaaaggcatcggcttaaccaactgagccacccaggtgtccctgggctgCCCACTCGTAATGGTGGACtcgacttcggctcaggtcaccatctcagtgttgtgagatcgagcctgtgtgtgtctgtgttgggctccatgctcagggagAGTCTGCttagggattctctctccctctccctctgccccttccctccactcgccttctctctttctaaaataaataagaaaacctttaaaaaaaaaaaagaaagaaaggtatagAAATACTCcctcatgatgagcactgggtgatgtatggaagtgctgaactGCTATACAACACAGCTGAAACTAACAtagtactgtatgttaactaacaggaatcaaaataaaaacttaaaaaaaaaaaaaaaagtaaatactccCTCTACGGTCATCTCCCTACCCCTCCGTATGTTCTTTCTGTCTAGTCCCACCTAGGTCATCTTAGATGTAACCCTGGACCTGTTTAACCTGCTCTCTATCAGCACTAAGCATCGAGTCCAGCACAGACATTTAATTAAGGCTATAGATAACAAACAGTAAAAAGCCATAAACTCTGTCCTCTGGGAAATATCCTCCTTCAACCTCCTagctcccctccctgccttactcGGGGTGAGAAAAGGGGAGAAATTAGACGTTAGAAATCTTGTCTTCTCCCCAGAGTCCTACTAACCTGATACTATGCTTCCTTCTTATAAAGTGGCAGGAATTCAGGACTAGGTTAAGGCCTGGGAGGTGAAGTTGAAAGATAGaaatttggggtgtctgggggaCTCAGTTATTTgggcgtttgccttcggctctggtcatgatctcagg
This Neovison vison isolate M4711 chromosome 2, ASM_NN_V1, whole genome shotgun sequence DNA region includes the following protein-coding sequences:
- the MINDY1 gene encoding ubiquitin carboxyl-terminal hydrolase MINDY-1, which produces MEHHQAELPDSGEAKIPEAVSSENQEVLSQPEERPQDKDAGDADGTAEEQEPVGQASLLAQGQDNLEFPPPDMSSSQLELAPGIQPEVETVGACSRPQELPLPLRARQPELDFYCVKWIPWKGERTPIIMQSTNGPCPLLAIMNILFLQWKVKLPPQKEVITSDELMAHLGDCLLSIKPQEKSEGLQLNFQQNVDDAMTVLPKLATGLDVNVRFTGVSDFEYTPECSIFDLLGIPLYHGWLVDPQSPEAVSAVGKLSYNQLVEKIITCKHSRDTNLVTEGLIAEQFLETTAAQLTYHGLCELTAAAKEGELGVFFRNNHFSTMTKHKSHLYLLVTDQGFLQEEQVVWESLHTVDGDSCFCDSDFHLNHYLGREPGAGGGGGSPEKQRQVDQDYLIALSLQQQPQGTLGLSDLELAQQLQQEEYQQQAAMLPTPVRASPQGRGATSGRPVGERRQRPKQESDCVLL